The genomic stretch TCACGACGCCCAACCGCTTACCTAATGTGTCTTAGCATGGAGCGAGCCCGGCCGCAATGTCTACGGCTGCGTCAAACAGCTCTTTCTCCTCAAGAAATCCAACCGCCACATGAAAGTCCTCCTCAGCATCGGCGGATGGACGTACTCCACCAACTttgcctccgccgcctcaaCCCCGGCCTCGCGGGCCCGCTTCGCCGACTCCGCCGTCCGCCTCCTCGCCGACTTGGGTTTCGACGGCCTGGACATCGACTGGGAATACCCCGCAAGCTCTGGTGAGGCGGCCAACTATGTGCTCCTCCTTCAGGCGGTCCGGTCCGCCCTCGACTCCTACTCCGCCACCCACGCCAGCAACTaccacttcctcctcaccatcgccAGCCCGGCCGGACCGACCCACTACAACACCATGCAGCTGCGATCCATGGCCAACCACCTCGACTTCTTCAACTTGATGGCCTACGACTACGCCGGCTCCTGGGACTTCCGCGCCGGCCACCAAGCCAACCTCTACCACACAAACGACACCGCCACCCCATATTCGACCGAGCGTGCCGTGTCGGACTACATCTCGGCCGGCATCCCCGCGTCCAAGATCGTGCTCGGCATGCCAATCTACGGGAGGGCCTTCACCAACACAAACGGACTGGGGCAGGCCTATTCCGGCGTCGGCGGCGGGAGCTGGGAGAATGGCGTGTGGGATTACAAAGACCTGCCCAAGCCCGGAGCCCAGGTCGTGTACGACGCCGCGGCGGGCGCCACGTACAGCTATGACTCGGCCAAAAGGGAGCTCATCTCCTTTGACACGGCCGAGATGATCCAGAGAAAGGTTGCGTACCTCAAGCAGAGGGAGCTCGGGGGCAGCATGTTCTGGGAGGCGTCTGCTGACCGGACCGACGGGCAGAGCTTGATTGGGACCAGCTTTCGGGAGCTGGGGGGCATCGATTCGAGTCCAAACCAGCTCAGATTTCCTGACAGTCAGTATGAGAATCTGCGGGCGGGGTTTGTTTGAAGGGCTGGGTGTTTGGGTAAGGGTGGGGGGTGTGAGGAGAAGAATAATATGATCCTCCTGACGACCGGTGATATTCTCTGATTtctgcttctttttcttcttccggATTCCAGATTTTTTGTTCATCGAGGGGTCCTTTCCTATCGGGATTACtgtatgatgatgacgataaCGATGAATGAGTGTACATTAAATAAGCGTTATTTTAAGTCAAGTCCAtgcttgctgttgctgtgaaTGTTGCCTGTCCTGACCCGCACCCATCTCATAACTTGGATGGTCCCTTGTTCTGCTTGATGTCTCGCGTCTTCCCGCACGTTCAAGCTGCGTATGAGAGATCAGAAGAAAAGTCATGATTGGCCCAAGCCATTTCCCGTCGGGGCCTTTTCTCCCGTTGTAGCGTCCATGAGTGGACGAGGGAGAAAATTCAAGCTAAGATTCACTCTGTAATAAAATCTCTATTCAAGCCAATAATAGCTGTTGTTTGATGTCTTGAACGACCCGCAAGGGTCAGTGCAGATAACAGGGTGAAAAGAAAGCAACTCGGCTGTTGCCACAGTCTCCGCCCTGCAGTTCTGGTTTCTTTTCGTTTGGTCGAAGGAACTTCTGGTCACATGGTAAGTGCCTCCGGCGGCCTGGTCTCATGGCAAAACGTTTCTTGCCAGGCCATCGCCAGTGCGTGGCAACTGCAAGCCTTGCTGATCATACTTGCTGGCGGGTCCAATGATCATTCTGGCTCACCTGCATGTATGTCTGACAATCAGAACACCCGGCCGAGTATCCTCGAAATTCAACGTCTTCTGTCCTATATCCGGAACACAATCCATGAGAGGCGGTGAGGCAGTGCTTGATATCTCGCAACTGAATGGTTGTTACAAATGCGAGGAAATTGAAAAGAAAGCACATGTAGTTAGGTATGTGACATCCGATGGAGTGAGCATATGAATAAATAGGTAGGTAAAGGAGTCTTCTACTATGACCACATGCAGGGGTTAGCGTATGAAAATGAGGGCAGACGAAGGAAGCTGTACTACACCCAAGTCCTTCTCTCCAGATGGAAAAGAACACGGGAGTCGTGTCGGTTGGTGCCTTGAGTAATTATCTCGAACGGGATAAACTGATCGGTTTGGGAGTCCCGAAAGGTGCCAGCCTGTGTCGATCTTACCATCACAGACACCCTATTGCATCTTTACTCACAATGGGATGCTAAGGATGCCGTCATCAAAAGGTACAGGTGGAAGACGTGAGCCGACAGAATGAACGTCACATCACCGGTGCCCTTTTCCGAGACAAAGCTGGACCAGATATGCCTTGTCCAGCTGGTTATCGTGACAGTCGTCGTGATAGGGAACAGAATCAAGGGGTGGGGGACACGGCCCGATTTCCAGGGCCCTGGGGTCAAGGAGACATGGGAAGAAACTGAAAAGTGGAATGGGTGTGAGGTCAATGGCTGCTGATAGGCTGTGCCGCCATGGAACCGAAGAATTGGTGCATTGAACTTCTGATCTGTTGTTGGTcaaggttggtggtggcagagaGAGGAGAAGTTGGGCGGCATGTACAGATTGAAGGACGATCTTGGTACCACAATGGCGTCTGAACAGACTGCCCAGCTTGTGTTGGTGCACCAAACGATTCCTGGGACCATGAATACCACTGCTGTGGGTGGGACAAGAGGAGAGGTACCGAGGAGAAAAGTGGCTGCGGCTCAGCACCACACGAACTGGGGTTGATCCATATCTGCGGGTTTCTGCCGGTCCCTTCCAGGCTGGAGCGCCAAAGGCTCTCGGGGATTCGTCGTACAGACTTGTTAAATCAGACATTGCCATTGGTTGGATGCTCCCGTTTTTTTTGATTTGATGGCGGGAAATAGCCCCTCACGGTTGCGCAACGCCTAGAGAGGCGCCGATCCTTTTCTGAGTATGCACCAGTTCCCCGTCGTCCGTGGCTCGTCCGGTCCTTAGCGAGCGATGCAATggtcggtgatgatgtgttgtgtgtgtctCCCTTGTTGGCTTGTTCATGGTACCGTGGTCAAGGATCTCGCCAGAGGAACAGACAGGGCTGACGGAATCAACACAAGGATGTTGATGCAACATTGTTTAGTCTTGGTCGGGAATTTGTTGAAGCCAAGCCGGGAATCCAACGGGGCAGATCAGAGCAAGGCAAGCTCAGAAGACGTCTGCGAAGTTCATATGAAGCACAGGCTGATAATGATGAGAGAAGAGTCGTAGAGGAAATCGGCATCCGCTGGAGAAACGCAGGCTGCCATGCAACCAAACCTGCAGCTGCAGGATGGCCGCTTGTTGGGTCGTGGAGCCAACATGCAGCGAACATCTGCCATCTGCCATCTGATCTGCTGCATGAACTGGCGCGTTGATGGCGGTTGGGGACGATGCTGCTTGTGGAAATGCGCGGCGTCCATGTCTCGCTCAGCGGCAGTTGCAAGCTGAAATGGGCAACTCCAAGCATCAGAAAACAGGAACAGCCCAGCCCAAAGTGGACACGAGCAAGCCCCGGAGCATGATTCAGTTCCCACTTGGGACGCCCAGGGAGATGTCGATCAGAGCCGCTAGCGGCCTAGATGGTGAACGCACGCACTCTTCGGTCAGGCTTGGAGCGCAACGGCCCGAACAAAAGGCAGAGGGGTGCTGAAAACCAAATGATCAATAGGTATCTCTCTGTTGAGATGCGATACCTGGGTCTACGGCCCAGCACCCTGGAAAGCGATGGTCCCAAATCCCAGACAGcccccacaccccccccccctcaccccctccctgtCCCCCTCAAGCTGCCCACCAGAGAATAGTGTACCTAGCTGTAGGGATAGATACTTGCTCCGATGGGTTCGCGGGAGTGGAGTGTTGAGAACGGGTCCAGAGGGAGATCGGTGGCTGGATACCATGGCTAGTCTTTCGATACAATGATACACCGCTCTCTGCTCTGCCCTTTGGTCGGCCGCCATCGCCGATATGTATGTACCGTATGTAGGTATGATTACGGCAGGGCAGGCAGGCGCAACCTATCTTGGAGTCGGGGACCTGCATCTGTCCAGAgtgggaaggagaagatctCTCGTGCCAGTCCGTGACATCCACACCCGTCGACCTTGTATAACTGGGCCTAGAGAACCCTGCATCTGTCAAGGCAGTTCCCTTCCCACTTCTTGCACAGTTCAGATTGCATTTGCTCACCAGACACCGGCCGTCTTGCTTCTACAACCCATCTATTCTCTCCATCTTTGCCCGTGCATAGACACTGCCAGCCTACTATCCACTCGGTGCTCACCATGACTGCTGCCCGTCGCACAAAAAGTGCAGTTGACACAACCGACCGGGCACCACGGCAGCTCCCCGGATCCGCCTGCGAGGCATGCCAGAAGCGCAAAGTACGATGTAAGAATTCATGTACACTCAATACAACGTTTCCGTTTCGTACTGACCAAAACCCCAGGTGACAGGAAAAGTCCTTGTGGGACTTGCAAAGATGGCGGTCTCGTGTGTGAAATCAACACCCAACGACGACCACGGGGCCCCAAGAAGGGCGAACTCAACAACCTTCGAAGTCAAGTTGGTGTGTGTTTAAATCGTGTTGGTGTGTACTATGgcctcccactccccatcGCCATGTCGCTTCTTGCACATGATGCTGACTGTGCTCAATAGTGGCTCTGGAACGACGCCTCAGTCTTGATCCCACCGAAGAAGCGTTGACCCTCGCTACTCAGTTTTCAGAAGCCCCGCCCGTGCCCGAAATGCCATCTGCAAGCTCGGCCTCGGATCAGGACTTTTCGCAGTTTCCGTCACCATCATGTCAAAGAAGGCCTTCCTGGGAGAGCGATATCCATATTGCCATGTCTCCCATGACACCTAGCTCCCTTCCGATGGGCTTCTCGACTTTCCAgttccctccctctccccaatcCCCACCGAGATGCGCATTTGTCGATGATTTGATGCGAGCGGATCTGTATGTTCTTACTATTTCCCCCAGATACTTCTTCGATGTGACTCCTGACCTGAGCGTGTTGCAGTGACCAGCTGTATTTCGACCGGGTCCACCCAAATGTGCCCATCTTCAGCCAGTCGCGGTATTTTGCCAGATCTCGGCAGATTTCCATGATGGATGGGCCGAATTACTTGCTGTGTCTGCAGTATGCCATGTGGACATTGGCAATGTCGTTTTCGTCGCAGTTTGAAAGTTCGCGGGATCTCTTCTACAAGGAAACCCGCCATATGCTCGAAAACCTGGACCTCCACGAGGACGACATGAACACGGTGCGGGTGGAACAAGTGCAAGCGTGGCTTCTGCTTGCCTTCTACGAGTTCGCACGGTGCAACTACCGGCGTGCCTGGATCACGGCCGGCAGGGCGTTTAGGCTTGTCCAACTTGCACGGCTCCACGAGGTTGATATTTCGGAGAATGCGGCTGAATGCGACGACGCTGTTTCAAGGGAGGAAAAGCGTAGAACATTCTGGGTTGCATATTATCTGGATCGGCTTCTGTGTATCAGAAACCGTAGGCCGTTGACGCTGATCGAAGAAATGGTAGGTTCCGTCGCCATCCCTGCGCATCTTGGTGATCCTCATCTCCGAACCGCAACTAATAACATCATGCCAGATCTGTACCAGACTCCCGTCTTCAGACCTCGCCTTTCAGGGCGGCAGTCCCGTTCAAGAGCGGTTTCTGGAAGAGGTCTTTGCATCCGGGGACCACAGCCTCTTGTCGCCTCTGGCCGAGTCTGCCATTTTGCTCACGATATTTGGTCGTGCAGTATCGCAATGCCAGGCCCAACGAACGCAACCGACATATGCAAGCGCATCACTGGAGTTCTGGATGCGTCAAGAATGGGTCAAAAACACGCTGAGCTCGTCTTTGAATTCGTTGATGGTCAACCACCCAGTCATCTCAGCAGCAGAGCCGATGCTGTTCTTTTCCACCATGATGGCGCACGCCGTCAAAATCTACATGTGCCAGATTGTCGAGTCCACATCCCACGAGGAATCATGTCGACCCAACGTAGTAGAGTGCCAGAACCAAGCCATGCACGCGGCAAGGGAGATCGCGAGACTGGTCAAAGCCCACGAGCACATCCCCTATTTCAAGGTGAGACACTTTTTCTCGAGCACATGGCATCATCAGAACACAAACTAATGCATCTTCTACGAGATAGGCCTACATTTTCCTCCCGCTCGCCATCTTTTTGGCCGCGTCAAGGCTCATGGCACATCTAGACTGTGTGGTGGAGAACATGCAAGCACTTACGCCGCTAGGGACTTCATGTTATCAAGGGATGGAAGTCAAGGACGGCATCAATGCCGAGTTTCAGTGTTGCATGAACGCGCTGAGGAGCATGCAGAGCTTCAACAATCTTGCACGCGAATACTTGCTTGTGTTGGAGCCACAGGAGTCGTTTTCACTCACTGCTTTTCAGGGGGCTTTTCTCTGTGAATAGGTATATAATATCAGGCTTTGTAATATGTGCGAAGGGACACCCAACCAATAAGATATCTGTCCGTCATCATGCTGAGAGTCTGTTCCAATGTCATGTATGGTTGTTTGGCAATACACCGCACAGCCAGGGGCTCGGGGATTCAGGACTGGTATGGTTGCGTGTTAATTCGTGAGCATTCAAGACAGATTTAGATAGGGACATAGAAAGCCCCTTAAAAGACACTTCATGATGAATGAGATCTTGCCTCATGATGCGACGATGCCAACCCCACCTATTCAAGCTCAGTCATGCGTACATGATCGACACCCTTGCTTGGTTCGCAGACAGCCCCCTGACAGGACCCTCCATCAATACTTCTTATCTGCGCGGCTTTCTCCATCATTCACCATCAAACAGACTTGGATAACTAGGTATGTAGTCTGACaagcagaaaaaaacaaacgtGTGGTATGACATGGCATCAGGTCAAGCTGGACGTCAAATGGCAGTTGCATCTTCATGGTTGCACCGCATCAGTTCGTACCGGCTCGTTGGTACCCAAGACATCATCGTAAGCAACACGTCGTCATCCTATACTCATCCAGGACAACATTTCCAATCAATCTACCTGGCATATGTCGTGATTTGGAAAAAGTGCGAGAAAGAAGGGGTGGTCAGCAACAAACAAGGTGGAATGATCGACATATTTCGCCAACAAACAACACGTGACCATGGTGTCGGATTTGCTGATACCACCTCAAAGTTTTCAAATTTCGACAAATCGGGGCACATCGGAAGTTTGTGCTCATCGCCCGGGTGTGCCAGCAGCAAGGATGGCCAGATCACAACTCAACATGCTGCAAGCACGATCGGGGCGTCGGGGATCTGCAAGATGATCGACAAACGCAGCTCCACTGCCAGAGCTGCTCAGCTGACAGACAGTTCGTGAGTCTGGTGTCAAACGACCCGCAATGGTGCACGTTGAGACAGGAAACGTTTTGTAACCATTCGCTATCAACGGGCTGGCCATCAAGGTACTCCATGATCCGGCTTTCCAAAGCaaacaaccaaaccaaaccacaTAGACAATCCAACAATAATGGTACAAAAACTACAACCAACATTAAAAATTAtaagagaagagaaaacacGCAAACACACACAATACTGACAGCAAAACAATGTAGCCAACCCGCCGCAACACCATCGACCTCAACCCCTCAGAATGGCGGTGTCGACATGACTACTCCTGGCTGCCACCGCCCCCGCTAGAGCAGTGATAGACGGGCTCTGCATGATATCAAAGATCGACAGGTCTGCCCCAGCCTTCATGGACAGCATGTTGCGGAGCTCCACCGCAACAAGAGAATCCACACCAAAGTCCGCCAACGACTTCGAGGGGATGATATCGTCCTCCGGGATCATGAAAATGTCCACCAGCTTCTTGGTAATCCCGCCCACCACAGCCTCCGCTGCATCGTCGAATGTCGAGGCGGATGCTAGCTTGCTCGCCAAATCACCAGATCCAGATTTGTTGGACATCTGGCCGCCCTCCTGTTCCGTCTTCTGGTACCGAAGCTGCGAGAAGCGCGCGTCCCGCCGCAGAGGAGAGTCCTCTGTCTGTCCCGCTGGCCCAGTGTTGATGCCGAGCATGAGGGCTCCCGCAAGGGGGGTCGCGATCGCCGAGTCGATGGCAGCAAGGATCTCGATCTCGCGCAGACCCATGAAGCCATGTCGCTGGAGTGCTTCGATGGTTTTGGCAGACTCTTGTTCTTCCGCCAGATGTCCCACAGACTTGACAATGCCTAGATCGATGGAAACCGCTGGTAGACCACGCGCCACTCGATGCTGAGCAAGTGCATCCTGGAAGGTGCCACCAGCTGAGTAGTTGGACTGACTGGCGAAGCCAACAACGCCGACAAGTGAGGAGAGCATGATATAAAAGTCGAGATCGCCCTCACCAGAAAAGTACTGGTGCAGGTTCCAACTGCCGTGCAGCTTGGGATGGAGGGCGGCATTGTGGTCCTCAAGAGTCATGTTGTCCAGGACAGAGTCCTGTGATGAGGTTAGCAACTGCTGTGTGAATGAAAAAGACTTCTCATACCTTAAGCTGCATTCCCCCGTGGATGACACCCTTGATGGGTGGTGCTCCTGTCCCGGCATACTTTGCGAGCGCCCTGTTGAGCTCCTTCATGTTGGATATGTCGCAGCCAAGTCCCACAACCTTGACCTGGTGACCAACAGCGCTGATAAGTTCGGTCTGAAGCTGATCTGCCTTTCCAAAGCTATTTGCACTGCGAGACATGACGGCGATTTGTTGGGCACCATGTTCCGCAAGCCAGTGACACACTGATCGCCCAATACCGCCAAATCCACCAACCACAAGGTACGAAGCGTCGGTGCGAAGGCGAGCGTTTAACTTGCGCGGGACAACCTGGAGGGTAATATTGTCAGTTGCCATGTAATATCATGTGAAAAGGCGTCAACATACCGGAACCATGGTCTCGTCATCGACGGCCAGCACAATCTTTCCCATATGTTTGCCAGCTTGCATCAGGCGGAAAGCCTTCTCAACATCAGAAAGGGGTAGGACTGAGATGGGATAGACTGTATTGATCTCCTTCTCAGCAACCATTCGCACAATGTCCTTCATGATCCGGTTGGCTTCCATTGGTTTGCACTCACCCAGTGCGATGGCAT from Podospora pseudopauciseta strain CBS 411.78 chromosome 3, whole genome shotgun sequence encodes the following:
- the CHT4_2 gene encoding Chitinase 4 (EggNog:ENOG503NW3A; CAZy:GH18; COG:G; antiSMASH:Cluster_1), which produces MSLFSLKKAALAALSFCSLAATVQGSPLPSPSEVEVTIRQSGGYKNIVYFTNWGIYGRNYQPAQLPASQITHVLYSFANLRPDGEVYLSDTYADLDKHYPGDSWSEPGRNVYGCVKQLFLLKKSNRHMKVLLSIGGWTYSTNFASAASTPASRARFADSAVRLLADLGFDGLDIDWEYPASSGEAANYVLLLQAVRSALDSYSATHASNYHFLLTIASPAGPTHYNTMQLRSMANHLDFFNLMAYDYAGSWDFRAGHQANLYHTNDTATPYSTERAVSDYISAGIPASKIVLGMPIYGRAFTNTNGLGQAYSGVGGGSWENGVWDYKDLPKPGAQVVYDAAAGATYSYDSAKRELISFDTAEMIQRKVAYLKQRELGGSMFWEASADRTDGQSLIGTSFRELGGIDSSPNQLRFPDSQYENLRAGFV
- a CDS encoding hypothetical protein (COG:B; antiSMASH:Cluster_1; EggNog:ENOG503NZED) — encoded protein: MTAARRTKSAVDTTDRAPRQLPGSACEACQKRKVRCDRKSPCGTCKDGGLVCEINTQRRPRGPKKGELNNLRSQVGVCLNRVVALERRLSLDPTEEALTLATQFSEAPPVPEMPSASSASDQDFSQFPSPSCQRRPSWESDIHIAMSPMTPSSLPMGFSTFQFPPSPQSPPRCAFVDDLMRADLDQLYFDRVHPNVPIFSQSRYFARSRQISMMDGPNYLLCLQYAMWTLAMSFSSQFESSRDLFYKETRHMLENLDLHEDDMNTVRVEQVQAWLLLAFYEFARCNYRRAWITAGRAFRLVQLARLHEVDISENAAECDDAVSREEKRRTFWVAYYLDRLLCIRNRRPLTLIEEMICTRLPSSDLAFQGGSPVQERFLEEVFASGDHSLLSPLAESAILLTIFGRAVSQCQAQRTQPTYASASLEFWMRQEWVKNTLSSSLNSLMVNHPVISAAEPMLFFSTMMAHAVKIYMCQIVESTSHEESCRPNVVECQNQAMHAAREIARLVKAHEHIPYFKAYIFLPLAIFLAASRLMAHLDCVVENMQALTPLGTSCYQGMEVKDGINAEFQCCMNALRSMQSFNNLAREYLLVLEPQESFSLTAFQGAFLCE